From Pseudomonas sp. stari2, a single genomic window includes:
- the glgA gene encoding glycogen synthase GlgA has translation MISAALDIQGERAHQPVGESSTMSVPGSRSINVPGTKTLAPVASQNPNKKKVLFVTSEIADLVKTGGLGDVSAALPRAMAHLHDVRVLIPGYPQVMNSENPIHIIGELGGHAALPPCKIGRMDMPDGLVIYVLICPELYARDGGPYGANNGRDWPDNHIRFARLGLAAADIAANLAQIHWCPDLVHAHDWPAGLAPAYMHWRGQRTPTLFTIHNLAYQGVTSLGSCPELGIPAHALQQEGMEFYGKMSFLKAGMAYSSHITTVSATYAQEITTPDFGCGLDGFLAAKTQQGLLSGIPNGIDESWDAATDPHLFAPFAIGDWEGKAVNAAHVRELFGLQDSEGPLFAVVSRLVYQKGLDLTEAVSEYIVQNGGQIAIIGRGEPEEEQAMRDLALRFPGQIGVRIGFNETDARRMFAGSDFLLMPSRYEPCGLSQMYAQRFGSLPVARNTGGLADTIENGVTGFLFNESTADSYREALSRAFKVFAFPDLLHAMRCRAMAAPFNWCKAVEPYAELYEQLVAKALGKTHHK, from the coding sequence ATGATCAGTGCGGCATTGGATATTCAGGGAGAGCGTGCTCACCAGCCGGTCGGCGAATCGAGCACCATGAGCGTTCCCGGCAGCCGGTCGATCAACGTCCCGGGTACAAAAACCCTGGCACCGGTAGCCAGTCAGAATCCCAACAAGAAGAAAGTGTTGTTCGTGACCTCGGAAATCGCCGATCTGGTGAAGACCGGCGGTCTTGGTGACGTTTCTGCCGCCCTGCCCCGCGCAATGGCGCATCTGCATGATGTCCGGGTGCTGATCCCCGGCTACCCGCAAGTAATGAACAGTGAAAATCCGATCCATATCATCGGTGAACTGGGTGGTCACGCCGCGCTGCCGCCCTGCAAGATCGGGCGCATGGACATGCCTGACGGCCTGGTCATTTATGTGCTGATCTGCCCTGAACTCTATGCCCGCGACGGCGGCCCTTATGGCGCCAACAACGGTCGCGACTGGCCGGACAACCACATCCGTTTCGCCCGCCTGGGCCTGGCCGCCGCCGATATCGCCGCCAACCTCGCACAAATCCACTGGTGCCCGGATCTGGTGCACGCCCACGACTGGCCGGCCGGGCTGGCGCCTGCCTACATGCACTGGCGCGGGCAGCGCACGCCAACCCTGTTCACCATTCACAACCTCGCCTATCAAGGCGTGACCAGCCTCGGCTCGTGCCCGGAACTCGGGATTCCCGCCCATGCCCTGCAACAGGAAGGCATGGAGTTCTACGGCAAGATGTCGTTCCTCAAGGCCGGCATGGCCTATTCGAGCCACATCACCACGGTCAGCGCCACTTACGCGCAGGAAATCACCACCCCTGATTTCGGCTGCGGTCTCGACGGTTTTCTCGCCGCCAAGACCCAGCAAGGCTTGCTCAGCGGGATCCCCAACGGCATCGACGAGAGCTGGGACGCCGCCACCGATCCGCACCTGTTCGCGCCATTCGCCATCGGCGACTGGGAAGGCAAGGCCGTCAACGCCGCCCACGTGCGCGAACTGTTCGGTCTGCAGGACTCCGAAGGCCCGCTGTTTGCCGTGGTCTCGCGTCTGGTCTATCAAAAAGGCCTGGACCTGACCGAAGCCGTCTCCGAGTACATCGTGCAGAACGGTGGCCAGATCGCGATCATCGGTCGCGGCGAGCCGGAAGAAGAACAGGCCATGCGCGACCTGGCCCTGCGTTTCCCCGGCCAGATCGGCGTGCGCATCGGCTTCAATGAAACCGATGCCCGGCGGATGTTCGCCGGCAGCGACTTCCTGCTGATGCCGTCGCGTTACGAACCTTGCGGCTTGAGCCAGATGTACGCCCAGCGTTTCGGCTCGTTGCCGGTGGCGCGCAATACCGGCGGGCTGGCCGACACCATTGAAAACGGCGTCACCGGGTTCCTGTTCAACGAGTCCACGGCTGACAGCTACCGCGAAGCCCTGAGCCGCGCGTTCAAGGTTTTCGCCTTCCCGGACCTGCTCCACGCCATGCGCTGCCGGGCGATGGCGGCACCGTTCAACTGGTGCAAGGCCGTCGAACCCTACGCCGAACTCTACGAACAACTGGTGGCCAAGGCCTTGGGTAAAACGCACCACAAATAA